Proteins encoded by one window of Candidatus Thermoplasmatota archaeon:
- the argB gene encoding acetylglutamate kinase: protein MAATLLQEPGLERYRGQFVVLKFGGHATALDAFARDLARLSAAGALPVVVHGGGPQIDEMAKRLGLSSRFEGGLRVTDEAMLEVVQMVLARVGTSIVSALERAGVEALSLSGQDARALTATRKTQPDLGLVGTDVRVNAVPLALLAENGIVPVVAPVASDGRGGALNVNADEAAGAIAGGLSAAALLLLSNVEGVLVDGKPQASLPPSRARALLSDGRATAGMIPKIESALAAAEQGVELVRIGSLAEPGAPGATLEALLSPASQAGTRVGGA, encoded by the coding sequence TTGGCAGCGACGCTTCTGCAGGAACCGGGGTTGGAGCGGTACCGGGGACAGTTCGTGGTTCTGAAGTTCGGAGGCCACGCCACGGCGCTGGACGCTTTCGCGCGCGATCTTGCCCGGCTGTCGGCTGCCGGCGCGCTTCCGGTCGTCGTGCACGGCGGCGGTCCCCAGATCGACGAGATGGCCAAGCGCCTGGGGCTCTCCTCCCGCTTCGAGGGCGGGCTTCGCGTGACCGACGAGGCCATGCTCGAGGTCGTGCAGATGGTGCTCGCACGCGTGGGCACGTCCATCGTGTCGGCGCTCGAGCGCGCCGGCGTCGAGGCCCTCTCGCTCTCGGGCCAGGACGCGCGCGCGCTCACGGCGACGCGCAAGACGCAGCCGGACCTCGGCCTCGTGGGGACCGACGTGCGCGTGAACGCCGTGCCGCTTGCGCTCCTTGCCGAGAACGGCATCGTGCCCGTCGTGGCCCCCGTCGCAAGCGACGGCCGGGGGGGCGCCCTCAACGTGAACGCCGACGAGGCCGCCGGCGCGATCGCCGGGGGCCTTTCCGCCGCCGCGCTGCTGCTTCTCTCGAACGTGGAGGGCGTGCTCGTCGACGGCAAGCCTCAGGCGAGCCTCCCGCCGTCGAGGGCCCGCGCGCTTCTGTCGGACGGGCGCGCGACCGCGGGCATGATCCCCAAGATCGAAAGCGCGCTTGCCGCCGCCGAGCAGGGCGTCGAGCTCGTCCGCATCGGCAGCCTCGCGGAACCGGGCGCTCCGGGCGCCACGCTGGAGGCGCTCCTGTCGCCCGCGTCCCAGGCCGGCACGCGCGTCGGGGGTGCCTGA
- the argJ gene encoding bifunctional ornithine acetyltransferase/N-acetylglutamate synthase has protein sequence MTAKPQILPGGIEDVPGFRAIGVHAGLRKARKDMALIASEPEASAAGVFTTNKVKAAPLLVTRSHLRSGRAKAVVVNSACANACTGEQGLSDAREMTRLVGAHLGVPASRVLVASTGVIGKRLPMEKVRRGVKSLAKNLDKAAPGNASAREAILTTDTKAKSVLVRFAAGGRTCVVGGIAKGSGMIHPNMATMLAFLGTDAAVAPADLKAALKRAVDATFNMITVDGDSSTNDMVLLLANGATASRPLAPGTADFAAFEEALSLACRELAKQIARDGEGATTLVEVSVSGARSPSDARRAAKAIAASNLVKAAVYGRDPNWGRILCAIGYSGARMDPAKVDLVLKNGVGAVKIVERGVGRKIHKTSLLRQILASEHVQIRADLHDGDAQATAWGCDLTYDYVKINAHYTT, from the coding sequence GTGACGGCAAAGCCCCAGATCCTCCCGGGCGGCATCGAGGACGTCCCCGGATTCCGCGCGATCGGCGTCCACGCGGGCCTTCGGAAGGCGCGGAAGGACATGGCGCTCATCGCGAGCGAGCCGGAGGCCTCGGCCGCCGGCGTGTTCACGACGAACAAGGTGAAGGCCGCGCCGCTTCTCGTGACGCGCTCGCACCTGCGCTCCGGCCGCGCCAAGGCCGTCGTCGTCAACAGCGCCTGCGCCAACGCGTGCACGGGCGAACAGGGCCTCTCCGACGCGCGCGAGATGACGCGGCTCGTGGGCGCGCACCTCGGGGTTCCCGCCTCGCGGGTGCTCGTCGCGAGCACGGGCGTCATCGGCAAGCGCCTGCCCATGGAGAAGGTGCGCCGCGGCGTGAAGAGCCTCGCCAAGAACCTCGACAAGGCCGCGCCGGGCAACGCGAGCGCCCGGGAGGCCATCCTCACGACGGACACGAAGGCGAAGTCCGTCCTCGTGCGCTTTGCGGCCGGCGGCCGCACGTGCGTCGTGGGCGGCATCGCCAAGGGAAGCGGCATGATCCACCCCAACATGGCGACGATGCTCGCGTTCCTCGGAACGGACGCGGCCGTGGCGCCCGCGGATCTCAAGGCGGCCCTCAAGCGCGCCGTCGACGCGACCTTCAACATGATCACGGTGGACGGCGACTCGAGCACGAACGACATGGTGCTGCTTCTTGCCAACGGCGCTACGGCCTCGCGGCCGCTTGCGCCCGGCACGGCCGACTTTGCGGCGTTTGAAGAGGCGCTTTCGCTCGCTTGCCGCGAGCTTGCCAAGCAGATCGCGCGAGACGGCGAAGGGGCCACGACGCTCGTCGAGGTCTCCGTGTCGGGCGCGCGCTCGCCCTCCGACGCGCGCCGCGCGGCCAAGGCGATCGCGGCCAGCAACCTCGTGAAGGCCGCCGTCTACGGGCGCGACCCGAACTGGGGGCGCATCCTTTGCGCGATCGGCTACTCGGGCGCGCGCATGGATCCCGCCAAGGTCGACCTCGTGCTGAAGAACGGAGTCGGCGCCGTGAAGATCGTCGAGCGCGGCGTGGGCCGCAAGATCCACAAGACGTCGCTTTTGCGCCAGATCCTGGCAAGCGAGCACGTCCAGATCCGCGCCGACCTCCACGACGGCGACGCGCAGGCCACCGCGTGGGGATGCGACCTCACCTACGACTACGTGAAGATCAACGCGCACTACACGACCTAG
- a CDS encoding ACT domain-containing protein, whose translation MPRRQVEHSAAKLVRDWIDGHPSVKDCMKLRVINLSALARLIMDDTGIQSEEAALVACRRYELDPSEKINEEQILRVLRRSKIEMRTKVSIITARPDWEIFAKLEKTMNALRGRSFALHVIQGSESVTLITDGAIADEIEGIVGKQDLIKRENGLVELVVTSPDVIEEVPGILAYLSSALASRGINFLEVISCYKDTMFVIEETDMVKAFDVLNRMTVGR comes from the coding sequence GTGCCGCGGCGCCAGGTCGAGCATTCCGCGGCCAAGCTCGTGCGCGACTGGATCGACGGCCACCCGTCGGTCAAGGACTGCATGAAGCTTCGCGTGATCAACCTCTCCGCGCTTGCGCGCCTCATCATGGACGACACGGGCATCCAGAGCGAGGAGGCCGCGCTCGTCGCCTGCCGCCGCTACGAGCTCGACCCGTCCGAGAAGATCAACGAGGAGCAGATCCTGCGCGTGCTGCGGCGAAGCAAGATCGAGATGCGCACGAAGGTGAGCATCATCACCGCGCGGCCCGACTGGGAGATCTTCGCCAAGCTCGAGAAGACGATGAACGCCCTGCGCGGCCGCAGCTTCGCGCTGCACGTCATCCAGGGCAGCGAATCCGTCACGCTCATCACCGACGGCGCCATCGCCGACGAGATCGAAGGCATCGTCGGGAAGCAGGACCTCATCAAGCGCGAGAACGGCCTCGTCGAGCTCGTCGTCACCTCGCCCGACGTGATCGAGGAGGTCCCCGGCATCCTCGCCTACCTCTCCTCCGCGCTTGCCTCGCGCGGCATCAACTTCCTCGAGGTCATCTCCTGCTACAAGGACACCATGTTCGTCATCGAGGAGACGGACATGGTGAAGGCCTTCGACGTGCTCAACCGGATGACGGTGGGGCGGTGA
- a CDS encoding TlpA disulfide reductase family protein has product MQPRSFALALALAMGLASVLALSIPSSEEAQFHGYEEVAPPARPVIEAADDTLFEQRYAPHPAAILMPVTFEGDFEVARDYAFLEIFLQYDGILVAGRAFQFRVTDPNGQTVVDFDASGATAMGDSGMWAVHALRNPPLGTYAVEVTISAPVTVALKAKGVTGIAADFALEDALSKGTFEMAKQRGKVVLVDLFATWCGPCKESMPMLASLYGDYARADFEIVSVDVDTEETQDDVRAFMEQNGGTWYAGLDDGAPWRGTVYRSYGNGGGVPTLVLIDPHGVLYFRHSGSDITAAELRALVDEGLARR; this is encoded by the coding sequence CTTCGCCCTCGCGCTTGCCCTCGCCATGGGCCTCGCCTCCGTCCTCGCCCTTTCGATCCCGTCGTCGGAGGAGGCGCAATTCCACGGCTACGAGGAAGTCGCCCCGCCCGCGCGCCCGGTCATCGAGGCGGCCGACGACACGCTCTTCGAGCAGCGCTACGCGCCCCACCCCGCCGCAATCCTGATGCCGGTCACCTTCGAGGGGGACTTCGAGGTGGCGCGCGACTACGCCTTCCTCGAAATCTTCCTGCAATACGACGGCATCCTCGTCGCCGGCCGAGCGTTCCAATTCCGCGTCACCGACCCGAACGGCCAGACGGTCGTGGACTTCGACGCCTCGGGCGCCACGGCGATGGGCGACAGCGGCATGTGGGCCGTCCACGCGCTTCGCAACCCGCCGCTTGGAACCTACGCCGTCGAGGTCACGATCTCGGCCCCCGTCACGGTCGCCCTCAAGGCAAAGGGCGTCACGGGAATCGCGGCCGACTTCGCGCTCGAAGACGCGCTGAGCAAGGGCACCTTCGAAATGGCCAAGCAGCGTGGGAAGGTCGTCCTCGTCGACCTGTTTGCGACCTGGTGCGGCCCTTGCAAGGAGAGCATGCCCATGCTCGCGTCGCTGTACGGCGACTACGCGCGCGCCGACTTCGAGATCGTAAGCGTGGACGTCGACACGGAGGAGACGCAGGACGACGTGCGCGCGTTCATGGAGCAAAACGGCGGCACGTGGTACGCGGGCCTCGACGACGGCGCCCCGTGGCGCGGGACGGTCTACCGCTCGTACGGCAACGGCGGCGGCGTGCCAACGCTCGTCCTCATCGACCCGCACGGCGTCCTCTACTTCCGCCACTCGGGATCCGACATCACGGCCGCGGAGCTTCGCGCGCTCGTCGACGAAGGGCTCGCGCGCAGGTGA
- the argC gene encoding N-acetyl-gamma-glutamyl-phosphate reductase, with translation MNRKAVVGIAGATGYTGSELLRLLLAHPSVEIGAVTSNSSAGKAVAQELPAFAGRTSLRFSPTAPESFASCDVVVSCLPHGASGETIAKIHAAYPAIRFVDVSADFRLDASAYKTWYGHDHPAPALLPHAVYGLPEFAAEAIAKAKIVANPGCYPTGALLALVPLARLGLVRGPFVVDSKSGTSGAGKEPSKGTHFVEVNESLHPYNVGRHRHAPEIEARLSLFAGSPARVAFTPHLVPMNRGILTTAYATPAPGVTAEELRAAYDKSYADSPFVVRVDEVDVKNVRASNAAHVNAWLSGGFAVAASAIDNLVKGASGQAVQNLNLMLGLPEATGLPTIGVTP, from the coding sequence ATGAACCGAAAAGCGGTCGTTGGAATCGCCGGCGCCACGGGGTACACGGGAAGCGAGCTCCTGCGGCTCCTCCTTGCCCACCCGAGCGTCGAGATCGGCGCGGTCACGAGCAACAGCAGCGCCGGCAAGGCCGTCGCGCAGGAGCTTCCGGCCTTCGCCGGACGCACGAGCCTCCGGTTTTCTCCCACCGCGCCCGAGTCGTTTGCGTCCTGCGACGTCGTCGTCTCGTGCCTTCCCCACGGCGCAAGCGGCGAAACCATCGCCAAGATCCACGCCGCCTACCCTGCCATCCGCTTCGTGGACGTCTCCGCCGACTTCCGGTTGGACGCCTCCGCGTACAAGACGTGGTACGGCCACGACCACCCCGCGCCCGCGCTCCTGCCGCACGCCGTCTACGGTCTCCCGGAGTTCGCGGCCGAAGCCATCGCCAAGGCGAAGATCGTGGCCAACCCCGGCTGCTACCCGACGGGGGCGCTCCTCGCGCTCGTCCCGCTGGCGCGCCTTGGCCTCGTGCGCGGCCCCTTCGTCGTGGATTCGAAAAGCGGCACGAGCGGGGCCGGCAAGGAGCCCTCGAAGGGCACGCACTTCGTCGAGGTCAACGAGTCGTTGCATCCTTACAACGTGGGCCGGCACCGGCACGCCCCCGAGATCGAGGCTCGCCTCAGCCTCTTTGCCGGATCGCCGGCCCGCGTGGCCTTCACGCCACACCTTGTTCCCATGAACCGCGGCATCCTCACGACCGCGTACGCGACCCCCGCGCCGGGCGTCACGGCCGAGGAGCTGCGCGCGGCCTACGACAAGTCCTACGCGGACTCGCCGTTTGTCGTGCGCGTCGACGAGGTGGACGTGAAGAACGTGCGCGCGAGCAACGCCGCGCACGTGAACGCGTGGCTCTCGGGCGGCTTTGCCGTGGCGGCAAGCGCCATCGACAACCTCGTGAAGGGCGCAAGCGGCCAGGCCGTGCAGAACCTGAACCTCATGCTCGGATTGCCCGAGGCGACCGGCCTTCCCACGATCGGGGTGACGCCGTGA